GAGCTTTTCTCTCGGCACCTCCCTCCCGGCTACGGAACAGATTGGTGCGCCGGCAACGACCCCGTTGACAATACCCACTTCGTCTCTACAACTGTCTTCGTTTTCGGTTGCTGCATCTGATACTTCGTTAACTTTGCTCACCACAACTTCGTCCGCCACTCTGACCTCCAGCAGACTAGCCTCACCCACTGCTACTAGCTCCGGCTCATCTACGTCGATATCCGCGCAAGCTGCTGAAACTGTGATCTTCTTCGTTGCTCCAGGCTCAACTTCGACTGTGAGACGAAATCTGAAGAAGAGGGTGATGGGTGGTTTCGTGAACCACAACACCAACGCAGATCGTCAGCTATGCAACACCGCAACAGTGTTTTCCTTGGTCGCTGGCGAATTACTAGATGGCGGCGTACCAGTGTATTACTCTCCAGGTGATAGCCATAAACCTCTCAATGCTATGGGGACGCGACCGAACAACGCCATTACAACAACATTCGACGTCCTTGATGGGGTTCTTCGATTTTACCATCCATCTCTCCCTGGTAGCCAGGCAAGCTTCTGTCAGGATGCTACTGGACAGGTCCATGTCACCTTTACGTCCCGACCGCCTGATTGCGATCCAGTTTCTCTCTTAGCATATGGAGGTAAGGTTCACCAATAACTTTAGCTTGTCCACCCTAACGATGACGAAGCTGATATTCACATGGGACAGTCGACTTGTGTCAAAACGGCCAAATACAACTTCTCGGCTTGCCTAGTCAGAGTACCTCGACATCGACTACAGCAAGTGCAACTTCGTTTGAAGTCTTGACCAGCACCACAAGTCGTTCTACCGCAAGTGTTACAAGCGGCTTATTGCAAGACACTTCTATATTTTCCCGCGCTATGTCGACAGTTTCTAGCGTCTCCGAGTCGCTCATATCATCGAATTCTGGTCCAAGTATCTTATCATTTATAACATTACCGACACGCGATCCTGAAACTCTTATCCTTCCATCACCGTTTCCTCTAACATTGTCATCGCCTTCGTTATCTCCATCATTCTCGTCATCCATGTTGTCTTCGCCGTCTCCAGCGGCCTCATTATCGCCCTCGTTATCGCCCCCACCGCCATCAACCACAACCTTCTCCACTCAGACTTCCACAAGGACAGAATCAACATCTTCCACATCGGCACGCTTCTCAAATTCGACAAGTGTTGAGGCATCAACATTCTCGGCGAGCATTTCCGACGCTTCTTCAAGCATCTCGTCCTCGCTCACAACCAGTCTGTCCTCCAGCTCATCCATCATAACTCCAATCTCGTCAACTACCTCCAGCTCAAGTTCTTCGCTCAGCAGCTCAAGCACATCTGCTACGCCCATATGTACACCTGGCGTCGAGTTCGCCGCCTACGTCTTTCCTCGAACTTCCGAGCCTTGTCAAGAGCTCCTGCGCGTGTACTCTGATTCGAGCAAGAGCGCAAGAGATCTGAACTTGACTACAGTCATGCAAGGCAGAACTCCTCTTGGCACAGGCTTTACTCCGCTCGTCTCATGGAGGACGAGCCCGAGTGACGAAACAGGTCCCACAAACATCTATGGAGTACGTGGCCCGGCGAACACGACGTGGAGCAATTCGTGTGATTTGATCCAACACCGAGGCTACCTAAAGTTCAACGAAGCAAAGATCTGGTATCTGACAATTGATGTGCCTGATGATTTCGGGTTTGTTTGGTTTTATGGTACATTCTCGTCAACTGTGCCCGGAGCTTACGGTGCCAGTGCCGGTCAGATCACGGCAGACTACTCCCGTCGAGCCAGGGTGACTGCTGCAAACGTCCTTGTACGTGACTCTGAGGTATACGTGCCTTTTCGCGCATTGTTCCTCAACGCTGGCGGTCCCGGTAGCCTCAACATGCCACTGCCGCCCGGCGTACAATTCGTATCGGGTTGTTCCGACACGCCTGCTACTCCCGCTTTCCCTCAGTGGGAAACGGAGAAGTGGACTCCGTAATCAGCACTATACTATCCATCATCTCGTCGCCTCATCCTGCGTGGCCAAGGGGCGTATATCTTTCTCAGAATCTCCGGTTTCTGCACTCTGACATTACCCTCTCGCTGCCAGGAAGCCTTCGTCTACATTCTCACCCCGATAGGCGACATGGCATAGCTATCTTCGTTAATGTTGCTTCGGTCTCTAGCCACGGATGCGGCTGGAGTGGCAGTTGTCCGCTTGCCGCTTGTGGTAGCGTTAGTCATTTGGTTGCCTATTAGTCAAGCTGTTAATTgtactaaaaatagagatTTAAACTTCGTTCACTTCTGCCTACGGTGCTTTGCAAGCAATTTCGTATGTCTATTGCGCTGATACCGCCCTAGTGTGCGGCTAGAAAGGCCTTTAACCGTCGCCAAAGGAAGTCGTTTCCGCAACTGTTAGATTGCGTCAGTACGTTACTCTCAATCTTTGCGCCCCTTCGAAGTTTTGCCCCGAGATTTGGATGGAGAGCAATGTCGGTTTGATATAATTCGTTGTTGTCTATGATCAAACCGTGTATCTGTGAGATGACATCTATTTGTAGTTGAAAAGATAGTTTGTTAAAAGACGATGACTCATGGCCAGAAGTATCACATTGCCTTTTTGCTTACCATCGAATTGCTAAGGTGCTTTGGAGGTCGCAATGGAGGGAAGACCCAGATGTCCATCGAAGAAAATTTAGATAAGCATCAAACTACCTAGTAGGACCGTGAAATGTCAATATTACACACCGTCTAGTCGGTGTTACATCCAATTTACTCCAGCCGACAACACGAAGACACTAAGGTAGCAAGTCGGAGCATGAGCACCTAAATTCGGGATGTAAACATACCCTACCCGAAGAGATGAGTTTATTCAACAGCCAAACGAGGATTGCAGATGTATTTGCTCACTTTGAGGCCTTCAGAGCCTTTCAATCCTTGCCACTGTCGGGCGTCGCAGGCAGTGATTCTTTGTACCTCTCTGCATCGTCAGGAATTCTCACGACCGCGCTGCTCGTCCAGATATGCTTTCCCCTGTCCATCTTGAGTCCCAAGATCAGTCCCCCTTCGATGCTGACTGTTGATTTGGGTACTCCATTCTCATCATATGTGCGATGAAAAACCCGGCTCCCGCATAGCCGGCAGAAAAAGCAGTCCATGTGCCCGCCGCTCTTTGTGGGACGAGTCCAGACCTGCAGCTTCGACTCGAGATCATCCGAGAGCGGGAAGAGGCCATCAGCGGGGAAGATTGCCGATGTACCAAATGCTGAAGCAGATTGCTTGCGACATTGCGAGCAGTGGCAGCAGTAGATATCAAGGGGTTCAGGTGCTGGAGTCTTGAATACAACTGTGCCGCATTGACATTCCACGTCCATTTTGAGCCGAAGACGCTTGATGATGACTGACTGGATGATGTTGGAACTGTTGCGTTGCCGATTTCCTGATAATATGGTCTCGGCTGTGAGTAAGATGGATTTTAACCCATGGAAATGAAAGCTAGTCAGAACCCCAACATCAACTTTGAAGGATGTTGTGATGGTTGTTCAGGTTTGACACGCGAAGGGCGCCAGTGATCAGCTGGTTTCGCTTCACTTGAGTCATCATCGTTGATTGGCTGGCTTCTTGCATGCGCGTGAGCGCTCACTACCTTCAGCTCAACTTCTTGATTACTGAGATTGCCTAAGGTGTATGAATGTTCGCGAGGATGCGCCTCACTCACCCATTGGGTCCGTGAAGTGAGATTGAGTTTTTGTGAAATCAGTGAGACGCAACTGATGTGAGTTAGTTGTGAATATGAAATGAGTCAGCGCTCAGACATGATCTCAAGCCCCTGAGCGCTCCCTTTCGCCGGCCATGTGTAGTCTGAACTAGTGCCAACTTCAGCGCGTCAGTGATCGCTGGCGTTCAAGCTTTCTTATTTAGCCGGGACTAACAGTCGTATTGCAACATCACCAACTTCATCTGGTTAAGAATGATATCTTCCCCAGGTTCCGGGAGATCTCACCCTTGGCGACGCCCGGTGCCGCTATGCCGATTCAGCCGCTGTTAAGAAGCACGAGGACGACTTTCCCCGGCACCCAAAGAGATGGAAAATCTGGTTCTGTTCAATTTGCGGAGAAACCATCGTCGTCGGAATAGCAGCCGCCCTGATATACCCTAGTCAGCTCGGCCGGGGTGGCCCATCAGACCCCCGCCAAAAAATTCTCCCTTTTGACCGTGACCCTCCGTTCCAGATTAAGCACCCCGCGACCAGGAAAAGAGCCTAAATGAGACTGCTCAATCAATGCTGCCACCCGCTTCCCTCCCGCGCACTCATCTAGATTGCTATTGACCCAATGTAGTCGAATCGAGCCCCCTAGAGGCCCCTCACTGCCGGCCTCGCGCCGTGGTACTCTTGAATCTTGCCCCTGGGAGAAGCAAGGTTCGTCTTGAGCCACGAAGCGAACTCCCGAAGAGGTCGCACCCGGCCGTTCACCCCATGTCCAACAACCCCACAAAGGAGGTGTTCCCGTCCTTTTCGTTCTCTAGTCGTGACGAGATTGAAGTGCTTCGTGTGGGCTCATCATCGCCTGTTGAGCGCACCTGTTGAATAAGCATATATAGACGGCTGCCCAGCCAGGTCATTCCTGTTTTTGAAAGCTTGATGTCCACAACCATCGTTAGTCCCCTCGCTACTCAAAATTCTTCGACAGAAACATCGATTCGCCCATCATGCTTCTCGATACCATTGTCACCGGTCTCCTGATGGCCGCCAGCGCGGCCGCCATCCCTATCGAGAACCCCATGGAGCTCATCAAGCGCGCCCCGAGCGCTGGCGTCGTGATCCAAAAGTGCGCCAAGCCCGGCGTCTTCGCCCTCGCCTACGACGATGGCCCGTACCAGTACACTTCCCAGCTCGTCGACATCCTGAACAACGGCGGCGCCAAGGCCACTTTCTTCATGACGGGAACCCTCTACGGGTGCATCTACAACCAGCGCACCGCCGTCAAGAAGGCCTTCGACTCTGGCCACCAGATTGCCTCGCACACCTGGACCCACCCGTCCACCTTTGGTAGCTTGACCACGGCGCAGCTCACGACCGAGATGCAGAAGCTCGAACAGGCGATGGTCAACATCATCGGCAAGAAGCCTGCATACATGCGCCCGCCGTACCTCGCTACCGGCGGATCCGTGCTCTCGACGATGAAGACGCTGGGATACAAGGTCATCACTGATGATGTAGACTCTGGCGATTGGAACGGGCAGACGCCGGCGCAGAGCGAGGCCAAGTTCACTGCTGCTGGCGCGAGCGGCAACGGACATATCCCTCTCATGCACGAGACCTACGCAACCACGGTGCAGACTTTGACCCCGTGGTTGATCAACTGGGCGAAGCAGAACAACCTCAAGCTGGTTACTGTTGGTAAGTGAAGTATGTGGTCATATTCATAAAGCCGGTTAACTAACTTGTGTATCAGCTGAATGTCTCGATGATGCCAGCGGCGCGTACCAGTCTGGCTCTTTCACTGGCAACGGCGCGACAACTTGCTAGAGGGAAAGGTTATGGTGGAACTTTGACATCCTTTATTAGGGTGGCAATAGTTATCAGGAAATTTCGTGAACATATTATTCCGTACATATCTTTGATGCCTAGCGCATATCGAAAATAGGAAAAGCATCGGTTTCTTGCTACAGATATCCGGCCACCCACACTCGGCAAAGACAAGGTACTCTGGACACCAAAGTGATACGCCTGTATGTGTTTCAATGTCGCCCGGGCATACCTCACAATGACGAGTTTCCAAGCCTACCTCACATCAAAGGGCACTCCGTGCAAGACTCTTCCAGGTTTCGGACCATCTTTACTAAGTGGAGGCAAGGTCTTGCTTCCGTGAGACTTCCAGTGGGTAAACGCCCCTCAGTGGGCAAGCGTTGCCCTCAAAGTCATGGCGTGGGAGTAGAAAATGCATCTGCATTTCCTAAACTTAGCAATCTGGTGAATGATACAATCTCTCATCGGTCATGATACTCTGAACCCTATTTCCTATGTCACGCCTACATTTTCTATTGCTATTGGCGCTTCGCTGCGATGCTTTACGTGCACTCTCGGCAGTGTATACGAAGAGAACCGGAtaggaatagtaataatacccaTAAGAGTAAAAACACAGTTGGTTGGAAGATAGTCCTAAGaggtaagtcgacccacccccttttagccaccccccccttttggccaccccatttctccatcccagccaccgcattaaaaccctacccacgattttcaaactactataataattataaaaatcgtctaaatataattcttttttatatacttatttattaatatataatagtcttatataccgaaaataaaattattcgggctcttaaggctattaaaagaggtctcttagttaatcgggccttaattaagttcggagttctaaagttaactctttataaccgtaagagaggctattaaataagggtaatagtattcgtagacctctagaggcttcttttataataagaagactagctagcttagtaagttcgtatttaatataatctaagcgttatactaatttataaatagtttataaaattcgctaagtaagttttaagatcttaaggggatataaatccttttaaaaagagataaataaacgcttttttaaagaggaacttattaattaaagtttagaaaagtcgtattatcgattcgaggtatttaaatagggctattattaatgcAATTAAGTTctagtttagattacttaatatactaaagattagtaatattaaataggctaataagtataatataaataagactagtatcctagagagtaagggatttaatagcctagttttaagtaaggtaaagactatagtaatataaaaaaaagagcttagttcgcgtacttaggtatctataattaaatatatctctactgataattaagctattaaactactaattatatataaaagaaagtcggtataatagtagtagtttctacttaaacttaacccttatattagttaggagtttataataataaataatagctagacgaccgataagactacccttaagtagttaaaagtagtattcttattataaactaagacccccccccttagggggcttagtatacttaataagcctcgattattagttttaaatagctataagaattatataataatagaatttatataagaatactatagaaataacgtctatttactattcttactactatatacttcttatatcctctagccgttaaatataactatttttaaacttattaagtctaagtataagaaggagcttagtaaggaggatatagtaaataattctactattattaaaaagtaatacttcttaagctattattaaaaagctcgtttagctagtttaacgttattaaatatacgaagtaagtagaaaataactagactatatccccctaatatagctagaccacttactaatttaataatcctacctaacctagttatactaactaaaaagaccgtagATACTAggtaaataattagtaatattaaaaaagttattaactaggtattagtagcgtctattattaactagttaatacctaagaaggctagcgagctttataattagttaaagttatttataaagcttagtctaaactataatatttaataactactatttaaaaaaataaaaaaggtatttagcgagtaggcctactatttagtaatatcttaatactatattcgatttctaaaagctaaagttaactaattaaggctacggaaaaaaaagagtatattaataaacctaaatactaagtttacgaatatttaggatatatagagagcttaagaggactttaataactatctAGTTAATCCTAGTCGACTCGTAAGGGTCGAATTACttagggagaataataactatattattatagtagtagaagatagttaattaattaagtgtagttagtagtaatattttaataccaTGTTTTAAtggggtggctaaaaggggggggtggccaaaagggggtgggtcgacttaacactagtataaggtaaacaaaggaTTGGGTTTATCACACAGCGGGGTATTCTCTCATGCATGCTGATATATGCCCTTTATTCGATGCGTACCCTCTGCGCTGTATACATCTATATATCCAAGCTGGTCATTTGTTTCTTAGGCCCTTTATCATCCCTAACGAAGAGTGAAGAAGTCGAATCCCGATTCCTGGTGTAAATTTATACTACTAGGCTGCTTTTTTCATTGATAACACAAAGTCTCCCTCTCACACCAGTACCAGAACTTGGTTCCTAGAGACTTCTCCCCGCTTGATGGCGGCTTCATTCCCTCAGCGATGTCTCCCGGGATGCATCCAAATCTTCCCCACGGAATAATGTACGAACCAGACTTCTCCACCGAAACGTCTAGGGAACAAGCCGCGAATAGCTCACTATATGCGCCATGTCTGGGTCCTTTGAACACGACACCCTGAGACTCAATTAGCTTTATGGCGGGAACCACCATGCCAAGTACTTTGGACATACCATGATGACACTCATTGCTGCTGGAGCGTGCCTCTGCAACTCTGTTTTGACTAGTCCGGGGTTCACACTCTGTCCTTCAAGTCAGCATCCGTTGTATGTGACGAAGCGGGGAAACCAGGCTTACCACAGAGACGATGCCATCATCCTTCACTCGCTTCGCGAACTCATCGGCAAGAAAGACGCAGCCGACTTTCCCTTGCATGTAATCGCTCATAGAATCCCCAGAGAGCTTCGGCGCATCCGTTGCATCATCCCAGATTATACCACCCTTAGGTGCCCCAAGCGAAATCATACTAGCGACCCAGACCACTCTTACGCTCTCTTTTGGCATTCCTTCTAGTCGAGCGGTAGCCCGTAATCTCTCCTCCAGACACCGCGTTAAGAGGTATGGGCCGAGGGCGTTGGTGCCAATCTGGAGCTCATGACCTTGAGCGCTTGTGCTACCCTGAGGCGGCATCATGACGCCGGCGTTGTGTATCAGGACATCTAACCTCGACTCTTTTGCCAGGAAGGATTCGACGGCTGGTTTGACTGTTGTCAGATCTGCGAGATCGAGAACGAGCGGCTCGAGCTTGCCATTGCTCAATGGTTGAAGGGCTTTGATGGTCTTGATTGCTTCGGCTATCTTCTCACTTGAGCGGGTCGCGATGTATATCGTCGCGTTGGCTGCATAAAGAATCTTGCAGAGTTCCAGTCCAATGCCAGATGCTCCGCCAGTGATGATGAATAACTGTGTCTTGTTAATTTCGTTACTAACTGTCAGGGTAGTTGGTAAGTAACACGCACTCTGCCTGCTTGGTTTGGAAGAACCTGTTCTGTGAAAGTGGGTTTGGGTGGGAAAAGCTGGTTCATGTTGCGATTCAACATCATAAATTGCGGATGTGGTGATAGGGTCGAAATCAGACGTGGCGACTCAAACAATGCGGGAGGTAGAAATGAACCCCCGCAATACTCAAAATTCCCAGTTCTCTGATGTTAGAATATATCGGACCTACCTTACGAACTCCGGAAGATCGAACCGATATAATCATCTGGCTCACCCCAATCTCTACACAGCACGGCACACGTGTCGTGGTTTTTCTGATTAGTGCTTTTTCGTAAGCTATGTTGGTATCTACGAAAACACAGCCCCCGCCTTCAGGAACACCATGACCGCGCAATAATCACCGGTGCCTGAAGCCACATAAAATGCTCTGGGCGGGCGATCGGGCCAACGTCTTGGCTTGGTCCGACAGCGGGCAGAATCCGGCGAAGTTTCGAAATCGGGTGCAGGCCAAAGCCGACCCGGTTCGGGATTATGACAAAAGAAATGGCCCTGTAAATCCGAGACCACCGGATCCGGCACGGCGCCCCACATGGGAGGTCCCCGAAGGATGCGGAAGGATTCGATATTGATAATGCTCCTCACGACTACCGGCGTGCATAATGTTCCGCGAAATTTCTCAGCTAGTGGTTTGTCAAAGTGATTGCGATAAATCAACCGCCGGATTTCTTCCTAATCGAGGAGGCTATCTTGAAAAAGGAGGCCTCAGCGAGTGTCATTTATAGGCCTAATCACGGTCGAGGCGGCGAGGCCAAGAGTGGGTAGATGATGCCACCACAATGAACTAAGCTTCGGTATCAACagagtcttttttttatgaAAGATATTGTCATTACGGATTGGATCCATACGAAAAGCGACATGAGGATCGGTTCTGTCTCAAGAGAAGGCTTCGGACCCTACCGAGCCTCCGCCACAACTGTAATTTACAACCCGAATGTCAACTTATTGGAAGAGAACCGGAATTCTCTTGGTGTGACAACAGCAAAAGGCGAACGATCTTTCATTTGCAACAGCAATGCCTAAAAGGACCAACGGTCTTCATCCTTGCTGCGCACAGGCGGCACCGGTGATCAAGAGGGTAGGAATCTGTGGCAACGTCAGTCAGTGGTTTAGATTAGGTAGATAGGAGGCCAAGATTGTAAACTTACGGAGATCAGGTGTTCATAGTGTCCCAGACAGTGGCGATAGAAGCTAAGCATCGATGGCTTTTGCCCAAACATCGCTGACAAGCTTTACGCGAGTCAACTTCTCAAGGTTGGGTGGCGTCTCGTCGATCGTTAATGTTGTTTGGTACGTGTTCCCACGGTTTCTCAACCCGTCTTTGATGGAGAGGAGCAGCGCGTTCCTTGTCCAGTAGATCATGAGTTGAGTATTGGCCCGACCCAACCGGCGGAGTTCGTCACGGTCCCAGCTAGCAATGCAATCTTCCTTAGTAGTGAATCACGGATAGCCAAGCGTCTGCTTATATTTGGTGCCGAAGGAGAAGTCTGAACCTCTTGCGTTACAAGCCCCGAATCTCAGAGACTCGAGCTCCTTGTTAATAGGTGTGCGacatagggaagaagctcacagaggccaactgctattagggtctaaaagaggaattactaaaatctgcccttccctcgaggtatactactagcgctttatatatacctaagctactcctttattacttagtccccctctttatacctccctaagctatcccttaactaatAAGGCCTAATTAGCGAGGCCTAATAGGGTGCTCCCTCCCTTAGGCTTTATCCCGAAGCCCGCTTATGGtttatatacgctacgttaatcccttatttaagaagtctttaaatatatagtataagggCGGGTATAGGCGGCGCCCGTCGGCCTAAGTATAGACCCCTTACTCTagataatagccctataattCTATACCTAGGTTACTCCTATTTATAGGCCGTCCTTACGACCGCCGGTACTTAGGTAGTCGTCGCCccacttttatttactaatattaacccccttctaagctactataattccgaattccttttctctttttttatttatagttatcctttttatatatagtttcttatttttattagtatttacgctactccctcgttacgtagatattatgGCTAACGAATATCTCCTAGATCCCTATTCTCGTATACTCCCCGTACCTAAGTAAGTCTTTTCTAAAGTCGTTCCGTAGTCGTTACTAACTCGTTCTAGTATAACTATAGCCCCTAATCGTAGCgtcgctactattaataatagaacggTCGTTAGCGCTACGGGtgcgcttagtaactattaataagtatgtaatataaaaaagaagcttatagaagctaattactattagggtctaaaagaggaattactaaaatctacctttccctcgaggtata
The Colletotrichum lupini chromosome 6, complete sequence DNA segment above includes these coding regions:
- a CDS encoding glutathione-dependent formaldehyde-activating enzyme; the protein is MMTQVKRNQLITGALRVSNLNNHHNILQTETILSGNRQRNSSNIIQSVIIKRLRLKMDVECQCGTVVFKTPAPEPLDIYCCHCSQCRKQSASAFGTSAIFPADGLFPLSDDLESKLQVWTRPTKSGGHMDCFFCRLCGSRVFHRTYDENGVPKSTVSIEGGLILGLKMDRGKHIWTSSAVWQGLKGSEGLKVSKYICNPRLAVE
- a CDS encoding polysaccharide deacetylase; this translates as ESSPLEAPHCRPRAVVLLNLAPGRSKVRLEPRSELPKRSHPAVHPMSNNPTKEVFPSFSFSSRDEIEVLRSPRYSKFFDRNIDSPIMLLDTIVTGLLMAASAAAIPIENPMELIKRAPSAGVVIQKCAKPGVFALAYDDGPYQYTSQLVDILNNGGAKATFFMTGTLYGCIYNQRTAVKKAFDSGHQIASHTWTHPSTFGSLTTAQLTTEMQKLEQAMVNIIGKKPAYMRPPYLATGGSVLSTMKTLGYKVITDDVDSGDWNGQTPAQSEAKFTAAGASGNGHIPLMHETYATTVQTLTPWLINWAKQNNLKLVTVAECLDDASGAYQSGSFTGNGATTC